The DNA region ttaccattaagctagtcccagttgcccgcacttggcccataaccctctatacccatcttacccatgtaactatctaaatgtttttttaaaagacacaattgtacccgcctctactactacctctggcagcccattccagacactcactaccctctgagtgaagaaattgcccctctgggcccttctgaatctctcccctctcaccttaaacctatgccctctagttttagactcccctacctttgggaaaagatgttgactatctaccttatctatgccccacattattttatagacctctataagatcaacgctccaaggaaaaaagtcccagtctatccagcctctccttataactcaaaccatcaagtcccggcaacatcctagtaaatcttttctgcactctttccagtttaataatatccttcctataatagggtgaccagaactgcacacagtattccaagtgtggccgtaccaatgtcttgtacaacttcaacaagacgtcccaactcctgtattcaatgttctgaccaatgaaaccaagcatgccgaatgccttcttcaccaccctgtccacctgcgactccaccttcaaggagctatgaacctgtactcctagatctctttgttctataactctccccaacgccataccattaactgagtaggtcctggcctgattcgatctgccaaaatgcatcacctcacatttatctaaattaaactccatctgccattcgtcggcccactggcctaattgatcaagatcccgttgcaatcctagataaccttcttcactatccactatgccaccaatcttggtgtcatctgcaaacttactaaccatgcctcctaaattctcatccaaatcattaatataaatcacaaataacagtggacccagcaccgatacctgaggcacactactggtcacaggcctccagtttgaaaaacaaccctctacaaccaccctctgccttctgtcgtccagccaattttgaatccaattggcaacctcaccctggatcccgtgagctttaaccttctgcaacaacctaccatgcggtaccttgtcaaaggctttgctaaagtccatgtagacaacgtctactgcactgccctcatctaccttcttggtcaccccctcaaaaaactcaatcaaatttgtgagacatgattttccacgcacaaagccatgctgactgccccgaatcagtccttgcctctctaaatgcttgtagatcctgtctctcagaataccttctagcaacttacctactacagacgttaggctcaccagtctgtagttcccaggcttttccctgctgcccttcttaaacaagggcacaacattcgccactctccaatcttcaggcacctcacctgtggctgccgatgattcaaatatctctgttaggggacccacaatttcctcccttgcctcccacaacaccctgggatacatttcatcaggtcccggggatttatctaccttgacgcgctttaagacttccagcacctcctcctctgtaatatgcacacttctcaagacatcactatttatttcccttagtttcctaacatccatgcctttctccaccgtgaataccgatgagaaatattcattcaggatctcacccaactcttgtagctctgcacatagatgcccttgttgatccttaagaggccctactctgtccctagttactcttttcccctttatgtatttgtagaatctctttggattctcccttgcattatttgccaaagcaatttcatgtcccctttttgccctcctgatttccctcttaactctatttcgacaatctctatactcttcaagggatccacttgatcccagttgcttatgtacgtcatatgcctcctttttgaccagagtctcaatatctcgagtcatccagggttccctacttctaccagccttgcccttcactctaaagggaatgtgcttaccctgcaccctggttaacacatttttaaaagcctcccatttaccagctgtccctttgcctgccaacagtctcccccaatctacctctgcaagttcctgtctgataccatcaaaattggccttgccccaattaagaattttaactcttgggccagacctatcattctccatagctatcttaaaactaatggagttatggtcacttgtcccaaagtgatctctcactagcgcttctgtcacttgcccttccttatttcccaagacgaggtcaagttttgccccctctctagtcggtccatccacttactgaatgagaaattcttcctgaatacactcaacaaatttccctccatccaagcccctaatgctatggctgtcccagtcaatgttgggaaagttaaagtcccctactactaccaccctattattcttgcagctatctgtaatctccttacatatttgctcctcaatttcccgctgactatttggaggcctgtagtacagtcctaccaaggtgatctctcccttcttatttttcagttccacccatatagactcagtgggcgaaccctcggatatatcccctctaagtactgccgtgatgttctccctaatcaaaaacgccactccccctcctttcttacctcctgttctatcctttctatagcatctgtaccccggaacattgagctgccagtcctgcccctcccttagccatgtttcagtcatagctataatatcccagtcccatgtgcccgaccatgccctgagttcatccgctttgcccgtcaggccccttgcattgaaataaatgcagtttaatgtagaccttccttgctctctgccctgctttctcaggtcatgctttacacactctcccttcctgacttttgtttctgtccccactgacttcctacatcggttcccatccccctgccacattagtttaaaccctccccaactgcacgagcaaacacacccccgagaacattggttccggtcccacccagatgcagaccgtccgatttgtacaggtcccacctcccccagaaccggtcccaatgtcccaggaatttgaaaccctccctcttgcaccatctctcaagccacgtattcatcctagctatcctgtcattcctactctgactatcacgtggcactggtagcaatcctgagattactacctttgaggtcctactttttagtttaactcctaactccctaaattcagcttgtaggacctcatcccgttttttacctatatcgttggtgcctatatgcaccacgacaactggttgttcaccctccccctccagaatgccctgcagccgctccgagacatccttgacccttgcaccagggaggcaacataccaacctggattctcgtttgcgtccacagaaacgcctgtctatccccctgttgtttgggaagttattaaggattacttagtgttgtattctttgggggttgtgtttgaattaatggttgctaagatgttcactgtatgttttaaaaaggttaacttgagttcatagaataaacattgttttgctttaaaagatacttttccatttctgctgtaccgcacctgtagagtgggccatgtgctccccataccacaatctattaaaagttgtgggtcaggtgaactccatgatacactctggggttctctaaaccctggcccataacaggccaTTTAGGACTTGGATGAGGAGAACGTTCCTCACTCAGAGGGTgcggaacctgtggaattcttgacCACAAGACAccctggaggccaaatcactgaatgtatttaagaaggaagAGGATAGATCTCTGGACTCGGAAGGTCTCAAGGGGAATGGTGGAGCATTAAGGTGGAGGATCAGCCACGGTCATgtcgaatggcgaagcaggctcgaagggccgaatgacctccttctcttTTCTAAAGGGCGTGGTGATATTGAGTTGTACAATGAGGCAAAGTATCACAAGAGGCAGGCTTTAGTCTCCAATAATTCTGTTCACTCCACCGCGGCTGATTTGTTCACTGGTTTCCTTGTATtttgctcccctcacagcctgacCTTATCCTCCCTCAAACCTCTTTACAAACTCTCCCCTGCCACAAACACCCGGCCTTGGACTCTCGCTTCTGATACTTCCCTGCGCCTCTGTGGTGTAAATGCCTCATTATTCCGGGTACGTTGCCGTCTCTATCCATCTTGCTCGCTCGATCCTCACTGATTCTGCAGGAGCTGGCAGCGCCCCACGGGGTTCACAGCTCACCGGCTGCAGGGGGGATCAATGAACTGATGGCATTCCGCTGTTTTACATTTCAACACTGACGGGCACCACCCCGGCCTGTTTTGTTTCGACGATACAGCCCTGGCCAACCCCTGAAGCAGAAAACTGGGCAAAGAACCTGCACTGTTTCGGGAAAGAACTTTTTCGACAGATCCCAGCTGCAGTTAAAGTCTGTGAGTCATCGCCAGACTTGAGTTGCTGGACGAATAGTACATCAAAGCAGATCCATGAGTATGTTTCATTTGACATGTTCCTGCGGCGCGTGTCTGCGAACTGATATTTGAGCTTTGTCAGGCTTTTATGGAAATCAAAATCTGGCAAGTTTCTTTCTTCTGATGTCGATATCAGATGACACTTTAACATTTATGCGCAAGCTGGCAACGTTGTTGTTTTGCCTCGATGCATGACAAGATTTCTGGGGCACGGTAAGTGTGATCTTTATAGGCATGCGTATCTCTCCAGGAGCAAATTTGATGTGAGCAGATATCTCAGTCGAAAAATTGGACACATTTTTACTTCACATTGCTCCCTTCCAGAAAGATGGGAGTCTGATCCTGCTCCAACCAAATTGTCAGTCTAAGCGCGTGGTTGAGTAACACCCACACAGGAACCAAGGTTTCCTGGGTGACTTATGCACAAACTGGCAGCAAATTCAGACTAGGGAAGGTGTGCGGTTAAATGCGGAAATTTATAAGTTGCTGCCTGAGACACGCCACTCCACCATAAGTTTCAAGACAGCGTCTCATAGTCTGGTTCTGCGTTGAAATGCATTGAACGTCCTGAAGCTTCTGGACCTGACTGTTGGTACAAACTAGACTCAGCAGAGAAAGTTAGAATTTGTCCATTCTCTTGTCAGTTCAATAATGCAATGAGAGTTCATTTCTGCCAGACAACATCTCCCGCACTGAAAATTAACATTTATAAGTTTGGggtctcattccttcagatttgAATTGTTGTTTCAGGGTTTTTTTTTTGGCAATacaaacctttaaaaaaaatttcgTCTCTTTTCCCTCTCTCGGTTCAAACTTCTTTTCACTCTCTcttttctgtacctgatttgacattgaattgaaAAGGATGATTTTTGATGGGTAACAATGCTGGTCTTTGCCAGCGATGCCTCACATCCTGCTCTATTTTGTTGGTTCAGATTTTTCACAGTCCTTCAGTCCAATTGGTTGAGGAGTTGCACGATTGCTTGCCCTGTTGTTCCAATCCTAAACCAGATCCCCAAATTTTGGCATGAGCCAGTTAGGGACCAGTAACCTTTTGTTTAAAATAGGCAGAATGTGAGATCCCAGGTGCTTACTGAGGGAATAAAGTCACAAGATTCCATGGTTTTTAAACAGAAACAATCTTGTTAAATTGTCTCCCTCTGGGATTCCACATCTTCACTTTCTAGCCTCTGAATTACCTCAAAAATGTCCTTGACTTGGTCTTTGCTCAAGGACTGTTCATCTCCTGAAGGTTTAACCTCTTCTCCTGAGACTGTGTTCCGTGGGTTTCCCGAGGCGTCACCGCAGCACCGATTCCCAGGTGCAACTCCAGCTTTTCAGCCCGGCTGAGTAGaacaccggcttgggtcactgtctgtgtggagtctgcacgtcccccccgtgtctgcgtgggtttcctccgggtgctccggtttcctcccacagtccaaagatgtgcaggttaggtggattggccatgataaattgcccttagtgttgggtggaggtgttgaccttgggtagggtgctctttccaagtgccggtgcagactcaatgggccgaatggcctcctgcactgtaaattcaatgataatctatgattaatctaggacaaaggttcggcacaacatcgtgggccgaagggcctgttctgtgctgtatttttctatgttctatgttctaacagcacTACCCCAAAGCCTTACTTTTGCCCCAAAGGCCCACAACATGGAGTCAATGACATAGCATCACTTTTGCTGCCTGGGGCCTATCTCTTTGCTCctctcccagtgtttctctccttGATGATCTCCTCCTGGCGGTGGTCTCCTCTCCTCCCGGTggttactgcccccccccccccccaacgctccaATTCCCAGAGCTTTCCCTGTGGGCTAACAAGTCAACAAGACTCGCATTCATCATAATGTCTCTCACCATGTCCCAAAGCACCTAGCAGCCAATGTCGCACTGTGGGGGtgtactcactgttgtaatgtgggggggaaacacagcagctaatttccACATAACAACCTCAGACAAATACCATTGCCAACAATGACCAAATCATCTGATTTACTgctgtgatgaatataggaatttcaggTGTATTATTTTGTcgttatttggtgcagtaagggttaaaggcctaggttgtgtgtgtgtgactgctgcagtcatgttttaaacaaAATCCTGGtatgaaagacaacaaagcttttgggtgcgaggggtgcaattaaagcatagtAAAAAGCtttggctaatggaatgttgtttggattaaggggattccctgtgggtgttaattagatttcagcttggtaaaatgatGATGTTGCTGGGTAGAGCTTAGACACCAGGCAGTTTTGCAGAAAGCTGAATGAAGAGAGACCTTTTCATACTTctttaaagacaagatctgactccagtcagaaccatgcagaaactatgACTGTATACCTTCAGAAGGTGTTTCATTTGGTTTCAGCACCCCTCGTTCACCAGAAGTGAAGCAGTTTTCTCTcattgcagttcagttaaaagagtcTTTAAAGTAGTGCAGACTTGTCTTAGAATGAGGGGTGCTGAAACCAAATGAAACACCTTCTGAAGGTATGCAGTcatagtttctgcatggttctgactggagtcagatcttgtctttaaagAAGTATGAAAAGTTCTCTCTTTTTCAAAGAACTTGTGTGTAAAGCAGGTATTACTTCGTGCTAATGgtattttaacagtggattgagagctgagatggtttttgtCTTGTTATTTGAGTGGAAATAAATTTGCAGTTAAGAGTATgatattgtaagctattttctggtgtgacgtTAAAgacattttaatactgtgttggcAATAAAGTgtgtttcaatataccatatccctatttcttcgtgcCACCACTCCTGGCAAATCATAacctcacaatcttacaaaattaataaaatattggggtttctgtccagtatctgaGCCACTGTCTGGGACTTTAATAGTGCCGGtagattgagtgataaatattggttGGTGAGCGGCGGGGAGTAGAAAAATCAACACCGGTGTTTGAACATTGTCAGGTTGTGTCCCCCTTCAACTTGGCCTCACCACCGCCTATCACCAGTAACAGGCGGGCAACCACCCACACTCCACCTGGGCCTGCCGCTCAGAGTTCTAACTCTACCCACACTTTCACCTGGAACTAGCACCGCTCTCGCTCCAGACACAGGCCACGTTTGGTCGCGCCAAATCTCCAATTTTATAACTTGCAAGACATCAAAAGGCGGAAACCTGGAAACGTTTGGCAGGTCAGGCAGAATCCGGGGAGCGAGAAACCGAGTTCACATTTTGTGACCCGATGGGAGTTTACCGGTCAATAAGCAAGTACGGGTGGCGGAGAAAAAGACCTGGGGTGACAggatttagcggggggggggggggggggggggggggggggtagtgaggaAAGAATAAATGAAAAGGTTCGCGATGGGGCCAGGAACAGGAATGATTAAGCAGGTTGAATTGGGTTGCTGGCGGCTTTTCTGAGTTCTGTGGGCAGAGATcagaggcaggattctccgccccgcggcgccacatttccgtttcaccccgtcggcgggatgctccgctacgccggccggtcaatggggtttccccatggCGGGGCAGCCCCCGCGCCGTCGGGGAAACCCGCCGGCCAAACGGAGCATCCCAACGGTGGAGAATCCAACAGTCCAACCCGTGCCGTGACACTTTACCGATAGCCTAGTGGCACCTGGAGGTGTTTTTATTTTTAAACATATTGTTTTCTGTCCTGTCTGGTTGCAGTGAATGGAGCAGTGAAGGAAGAGGCGCTCAACCGCAAGACGGCGGAGGACGTTGGCCAGCTTATTCAGAAAATGGTCAACCAGTCAGGCCTGGACATAATCCGCATTCGGAAACCATTTCACACAGACAGCCCAAGCATACAGGGCCAGTGGAATCCATTTACCAACAAATCCAGTGTCCTGAACGTTCAAGCcttcaagaaagagacagagaagcaggaggcagccactgaggcAAAGTAATGGATTTGACCAGACCTGAGTGAATTCACTTGAGTTACGTAGACCTAATGTTTTCTATTTAAATAAAACAAAACTCCCCAACACATTGAGCAGTCAAGTAATGAATTGCAAATGGCTTCTAATATCACGAGGCGCCACTGCTCTGTGAACTTTGGGCGTGGAAATTGTACAAAGATACAGAAGAAAGTAATGATCTTTCGCCCTCTCACTGGCTTAGGTTGAAAGTCACTATTGGGGCCAAGGgacacctgggttcaaatcctagtTTGTTGAGTTGAGGAGTAACAGCGGTCTCGGGTTAGGGAACAGAGCAGTCGTCCTGGTCACCACTCTGGAGGATGTGATGCTGCATCTAGTCGAATAGCTCTCCATGTGATTTGGGCTCAGGCATCAGAAATGGCGACTTGGCCGAGATAACGAAGGTCGGagcgggtcagaatggaggaaTTAAAATGGGAATGGGTATCGCGTTAGGATTTGAGGCGagtaatttaatttaataatttttattttcacacggaggcttacattaacactgcaatgaagttactgtgaaaatccccgcgtcggcacattccggcacctgttcaggtacacagagggagaattcagaatatccaaatgacttaacagcacatctttagggacttgtgggaggaaaccggagcgcccggaggaaacccacacggacacggggagaacgtgcagactccacacagacagtggcccaagccgggaatcgaacctgggactctggcactgtgaagcgacagtgctaaccactgtgctaccgtgccgcccatttaaaTGTTTCCACCGGTTTTGGTGTGTCAATCCGGTGCGAAACTGAGCCACACAGACTGGGAAATATTTTCTGGTCTGTAGTTAGTGAATCTTCGACTCCACattattgcaccccccccccccccccccccccaccatggtcaAACAGTCCGCCGACACTTGCGGTTAAGGCCAATGTACAAATTGTAGGCATGTGGACCGGGTGAGGTGGCAGCCACTACCCAAGCAAGCAGGTCGCAGCCAAGCATTGCTGtcttcagctgggggggggggggcggggggggtgaagaAAACAGACACCGAGGGGCCCCTCACCAATTCGTTGCTTTCTCAACTTTCACTTCAGTAAGTGTCCTTTCCTTAAACACtggcttcccgtaccagcctccccgaacaggcgccggaatgtggcgacgagggccttttcacagtaacttcatttgaagcctacttgtgacaataagcgattttcatttttcatttcctgtCGTGTTGAGAATAACAAGCAGACAAAGAACCTGGTGCCCACCCTGCTATCATTTGCTTGTGAGGATTGAGGTTGTAGAGTCACCTCTAAAATGTTCGTCGTTCAAACCCACGAGCATCCTCCCCTCGTCGAACATTGCGTCTGTTCAAAAATGTCTTTTTAAATAAAAAGTTCTACTGAAACCACGGAAGCAGTGGTGGGTGGATCTGTTCTTGCATGTGCAAGATAGTTTGTTTATCTTTAAGAACAGAAATTGGATCCTTCTTGCTATACACTATAATTTGCATATTTGGCCTCTTGCTCGGAATGCTTTATCCAAACTCGTCAGTCAGAGTCTGTGGGTTCGGGACCTCTGTGTAGGTGGGTATCTATCACTGCAGGCTGATAATTAATGTTAATATGTGTCATCGTGAACTCCTTCGCACTGTTGACAGATTTCGAAAGGCGCATTTCACTGAAGCACCTGTGCGTTTTGACCCACTCTTTTTGTAAACCGGCGAGCATCAGTGCCTCAGGTGAAGTTGCAAGTTTCAAACTTGATTTGAACAACTCGCTGTTTGTCCACCGCACTCCTCTCCCTCCTATTCTCCAGCTGCTGTGCTTCCAATTTGCCTGTTCAGAGCCCGAAAATGTTGGTCTGTGTATCCATCAGAATGACCTTTGTTTACCTCTTTTACGTTTAAACTTCCATTCCCAGTTATTAAACCTCACCAGCAGGTTCCCTTCACACTAGTACTTTGTGCTTTTGTGTAgtaatctcccccactccccattcttgAGCTTGGCCCTGACCAATAGTCTGTGCCTGTAATATTTCACAGTCACGCTTGCTCATTCCCTGAGATTCTCCTATTTCACCCTGGATGGTTTTTGTTGGCCATCCGGATGCAGCGTCGCAGTCGAACAGCACACACCCATTCCCTGTGGATACTTGCCCGTACCATAGCCTCAGCTATATGAAGGTAAACGTCTGCAAGGAGGCAATGGTTTTGGAAAGTGAAGGAAGGGGTTAGCAGAGTGTGTGCTTCCCAGTGTTGtgctatgcttcttcatgtagcttccttgatgtacactctgacaaaggaaggttctgtctgtgcggagtctgcacgtcctccccgtgtctgcgtgggtttcctccgggtgctccggtttcctcccacagtccaaagatgtgcaggttaggtggattggccatgatgaattgcccttagtgttgggtggagatgttgaccttgggtagggtgctctttccaagtgccggtgcagactcaatgggccgaatggcctcctgcactgtaaattcaatgataatctatgattaatctaggacaaaggttcggcacaacatcgtgggccgaagggcctgttctctgctgtatttttctatgttctataggtttaacacatttattgaacagttaacaattctcctacttgagttcgactctcctgctaatcttgctgtagtaacacaatctaactaaccagtctgctctaatccatgcggtgggtgtgatgcttccctgatctgcccctgtctctctgagtgtcgcctatggaaagagaaagagcatgtgtgccctgtccttttatatgggtagcccccttgtggtagggtcacctctgggtgtgtcttgactgcccattggtcatgtcctatcttactgacctattggttgaatgtctgtgtgtcatgatgtctctggtgctccctctagtgtttactcagtcgcaGAGTcgcagtgtatctacattaaccccttgtgtatttacagtgatgcatatcaccacacccaggAAGGTCTTCCGCCATTTATGTTTGCTCGTAAGAAATCCTATGGTACTGGGAAGGCCCAGTTCCCTCTCTACTACTGAGTATTCGACATTACTTCCTCCTCtggcctcctctcctgaccccccccccccccctccccctccccccgagagaGTTTGCAAATGATTTTCCTCTGCTTCAATatcctgtctcccatacccagtgtTATGCCACAGCTTAAGAGTAGAGCACTGGGTATCTGGCATCTTGACGATGTTAACTCGCCTTCCATCACCTGTAGGAAGTGAatggactgtgtggagttttaaaaaaaaatttagagcacccaattcatttttccattaaggggcaatttagcgtggccaatccacctaccctgcacatcgtttgggttgtgggggtgagacccacgcagacatggggagaatgtgcaagctccacacgggcagtgacccagagccgggatcgaacctgggacctcggcgccatgaggccgcagggctaatccactgcgccaccgtgctgccccgactgtGTGGAGTTGTAGCCGAGATCTCCTCACTGGGCAGAGAGCTCCTCACGAGGGCACTGACATAGAGAAGAGTATTTCAACTCTTCGGGAAGAACATAGCTGGACATCATCAGTATCGGCTAATCACTTAGAATTCAAATAGGTTATTCAGaaaaacgggcgggattctccggtttcctcagccgcgtgtttctcggtggccgtGCCATTCGCTGGCTGCGGGACCCTCTCTTCCCGCCAGTTGTCGATGGGAAtttccactgaagccaccccacgccgtcggggaaaacTCAcaagcggagggggggagggggctgtctgctgccagcgggaaaagagaatcgagACGgcgggagaattccggcccacatcTGGACCCTCAAGAGTAGTGAGGATGTGGAACGGGGCGTGATTGAGGTGACTAATACAGACCCATTTAAGGAGAGACTAAGCAGGCGAGGGGGCGGAGGGTTATGCTGATGGGTGAGGAAAAGTCGATGGAGAgttgagtggagcataaacactagcaTAGActgtttgggccgaatggcctggtcTTGTGCTGGATGTTCTCTGTCATCCTGTTTACTGGTTGCGGAGCAGTGA from Scyliorhinus torazame isolate Kashiwa2021f chromosome 16, sScyTor2.1, whole genome shotgun sequence includes:
- the mrpl43 gene encoding large ribosomal subunit protein mL43 yields the protein MTARGTASRFLQSVLHNGVGRYICQLKRLSLVFSKNAPSSRGVREFIEEGVVDFAKQNPGIVVYVTAKRCNVPKLVAEYLNGAVKEEALNRKTAEDVGQLIQKMVNQSGLDIIRIRKPFHTDSPSIQGQWNPFTNKSSVLNVQAFKKETEKQEAATEAK